AGCACCCCGGGCAAGGGGGCTGAAACCAGCAGCAGGTCCGTCTCGCCCCACACGCGCACCTGCGTGCCCTGCCGGCCCGGGGCCGGGGCACCCCCCACCTCCACCGCAAATGAACTGAGGCGCATGGCTCAGCGTACTCCCTGCTAAATCGCTCGCTGTTGATCTTTAGATCAACCGAGCGGGCTGGAACAGCTGCGTCGCAGAGCGAGAACCGAAAAAAGTGCCTCGCCCCGAGAATGGAAACGTTTCTGCGTTTTTCTGAAACGTTGGAATGGGAGGGGCGAGGCACTTAGCCCACCCCCAGGAATTCCACCTGCACGCCGCTTTCATCGGCCGCGCGCCGGGCGCCCTGCAGCAGGGCCTGGGCCCCGGGGCGCAGGGCGCGTTCGGGGCGCTGCCACAAGGCCTGGGCCACCTTGCTGGCGCGGCGCACCACCAGCACCTCGCCGGGCAGCGCCAGCCCCACCGCCGCCAGCAGCGCCTGGGCACTGGGCGGCACCTCCGAGGCGAAATCCAGCGGCACATGGGCGGTCACGCGCTCGCCGGGGCGGCGCAGGCTCACGCGGGCCTCGCCCCCGGCGGCGCGCTGCTCGATCAGCACGTCAGAGCGGGTTTCTGTCAGGCCAGGGGTGCCCAGACCGCGCCGGGCGTCGTTCGCCAGCAGGTGGGCGGCCTGCATGTGGCGCCGGGTGCGCGGGGCGTAGCGCAGGCGCAGGTCCACGCCGCGCGCCTCGGCCTCGTCGCGGACCTCGCGGGCGGCGTCGGCCAGGAACTCTGGCCCCCGGCCTCGCCCCACCGAGGCAATCACGGCCTCGTTGTCGGTGTGCACGGTCAGGGGCTGCCCAGGCGGCGCGGCGCGCACGGCTTCGAGCACCGCGCGCACCTCGGCGGCGTTGTTGTCCGGCGCGCGCAGCTGGCCCTGCACCCGGGCGGGCAGCGCGCCCGGCACGATGAGAATCAGGCCCCAGCCGCCCACGCCGCTCAGCCCCTCTTCCGTGGGGACCTCGTTCCAGCTTGCATCCACAAACGCCTGATTCACCTGAGCTTTCCACCCCTCGCCGCCCCGCCGGGCTGCGCCTATTCTTTCTGCTTGGCGGCCCCGCGCGCCCTATGGCTTTCTTGATGCCGGGGGGCGCTGGCCTGCAGCCCCCATCAGAGCGCACCCTGGGCCCCGGGCGCATCGGCCAGCCGGTCTAGGCCAGCGGCCCGGGGTCCGGATGGGGAATACTGCCCCCATGAACGTTCTAGAGCTGTATCAGCAGGCCGGCGCCTACCACGAGGGTCACTTTTTGCTGGCCAGCGGGCGCCACAGCCCCAAGTTCCTGCAGAGCACCACCGTGCTGCAGTACCCCCAGTACACCGAGCAGATTGGGCAGGCATTGGCGCAGGCGGTCAAGGACGCCGGGATTCAGGCCCAGTTCATCATCGGCCCGGCGATGGGCGGGGTGGTGCTGGCCTATGAAACAGCCCGCCACTTCGGTACCCGCGCCCTCTTCGCCGAGAAAGACGGGCAGGGCGGCATGAAGATCCGGGAGGCCTTTACGGTGGCGCCCGGGGAGACCTTTGTGGCCGTGGAGGACGTGCTGACCACGGGCGGCAGCGTCCTGAAGGCCGTGCGGGCGGCCGAGGCGGCGGGGGGGCGGTGTGTGGGGATTGCCTGCATTGTGGACCGGCGGAAGGACGGGGGCGAGCTGGGGGGGTATCCGCTGGTGGCGCTGACGCGGCTGGTGTTTGACACGTATGCGCCGGATGAGGTGCCGGATTGGTTGGCGGCAATTCCGCTGCAGGAGATTTGAGGGGGTGAGGGTGGGGCTTGCTGGCTTGCCCCACCCCCCCAGCCCCCCATCCCCAGAGGGGACGGGGGGAGCGGCGTTAGCACTGGGCAAGAGTTTTTACTGAAGTTGGCGGAGTTGCTCGTTTCGGTAACGTGTCCGGCTTCGACGCCATCCTCCGCCTTCGCGCAATGGCCCGCGCGCTGCGCGCACGATGGCCTCGTCTGGACCTGGGCGGTAGAGGGGCAGGAAGGCGTGGTGCGGCCTGGAAGGTTCTACTTTCAACTTCAAAACACAAAGGCAGGAGGCGCGGGGCATGTTGGCCCGCGCCTCCTTCTGTTTCCACTTCCC
The nucleotide sequence above comes from Deinococcus multiflagellatus. Encoded proteins:
- a CDS encoding ribonuclease H family protein; this encodes MNQAFVDASWNEVPTEEGLSGVGGWGLILIVPGALPARVQGQLRAPDNNAAEVRAVLEAVRAAPPGQPLTVHTDNEAVIASVGRGRGPEFLADAAREVRDEAEARGVDLRLRYAPRTRRHMQAAHLLANDARRGLGTPGLTETRSDVLIEQRAAGGEARVSLRRPGERVTAHVPLDFASEVPPSAQALLAAVGLALPGEVLVVRRASKVAQALWQRPERALRPGAQALLQGARRAADESGVQVEFLGVG
- the pyrE gene encoding orotate phosphoribosyltransferase, with protein sequence MNVLELYQQAGAYHEGHFLLASGRHSPKFLQSTTVLQYPQYTEQIGQALAQAVKDAGIQAQFIIGPAMGGVVLAYETARHFGTRALFAEKDGQGGMKIREAFTVAPGETFVAVEDVLTTGGSVLKAVRAAEAAGGRCVGIACIVDRRKDGGELGGYPLVALTRLVFDTYAPDEVPDWLAAIPLQEI